In Paraflavitalea devenefica, the following are encoded in one genomic region:
- a CDS encoding BatD family protein, with product MSLFSLQWANGQVKFYTQVNEPVVQYPQTFQVQYIIEGSRNVRDFKVPEFTDFRVEETFDYQNTTSIQTQTRQLLESYTKIIILSPRRSGRFTIPGAMAIIDGKQMRSAPVKVLVQRTGLSAAGGNSGEEVDMESASELQPGEDVTEEIHKNFFLRTEVNKTTCYVGEPVMAVYKSYSRLSANAQVVKRPSLNGFSVIEMVDAYDNRQEIEVYKGVPYYVNIIRKVQLIPLQEGDFSLDPAEVEGMIHFRKKDAATGDWTNADYPVAVRSEPVNIAVKSLPVANQPPHFTGAVGKFNIAVHAPTNPIRQGDLVKIQVTISGTGNLTLLMAPAVKWPKGVDTADPAVKEEVNKYAWPLTGSKQFEYSFAAPDTGACTIPAIEYAYYDLEQKAYKTAVSEPITMRIMPAVSKAEMDERNAAILHNNQTGIPKHLYFFAAIVLGIAGWIFYQSWQLKKARQQARLAVVNAAAPPPAPKVTDPDETLAIAREALQQSDKRLFCREIQQALWKIVAEKYQVPPSALNKQNVTGILAAKGVPADTVQRLITVLNECEWALYAPDQQVDDMKRIFYESRALLQELQQV from the coding sequence GTGAGCCTGTTTAGCCTGCAGTGGGCAAATGGGCAGGTTAAATTTTATACCCAGGTCAACGAACCCGTCGTTCAATACCCCCAGACATTCCAGGTACAATACATCATTGAAGGTTCCCGCAACGTGCGTGATTTCAAAGTCCCGGAATTCACCGATTTCCGCGTCGAAGAAACATTTGATTACCAGAATACAACCAGTATCCAAACGCAAACCAGGCAGTTACTGGAATCCTATACAAAGATCATCATTCTTTCTCCCCGCCGCAGCGGACGCTTTACGATACCGGGTGCCATGGCCATCATTGATGGTAAACAAATGCGCTCCGCACCGGTAAAAGTATTAGTGCAACGTACGGGTTTATCGGCTGCAGGTGGAAATAGCGGGGAAGAAGTGGATATGGAGTCTGCTTCCGAACTGCAGCCGGGAGAAGATGTTACCGAAGAGATCCACAAAAACTTCTTCCTGCGTACCGAAGTGAACAAAACAACCTGTTACGTGGGAGAGCCTGTAATGGCCGTCTATAAATCCTATTCAAGGCTGAGTGCCAATGCGCAGGTAGTAAAACGGCCATCATTAAATGGGTTCAGTGTCATTGAAATGGTAGATGCCTACGACAACAGGCAGGAAATAGAAGTATACAAAGGCGTACCTTATTATGTCAACATCATCCGCAAAGTGCAATTGATCCCTTTGCAGGAAGGTGATTTCTCCCTCGACCCTGCCGAGGTGGAAGGCATGATCCACTTCCGGAAAAAAGATGCCGCTACCGGCGACTGGACAAATGCCGATTATCCGGTGGCCGTACGCTCCGAACCGGTCAACATTGCTGTTAAATCATTGCCCGTTGCCAATCAGCCACCTCACTTTACAGGGGCAGTAGGCAAATTCAATATCGCCGTACACGCCCCCACTAATCCGATCCGCCAGGGCGATCTCGTAAAAATACAGGTAACCATTTCCGGTACAGGCAACCTTACCCTGCTCATGGCCCCTGCTGTAAAATGGCCCAAAGGTGTGGATACAGCCGATCCTGCGGTTAAGGAAGAGGTAAACAAATATGCCTGGCCACTCACCGGCAGCAAACAATTTGAATACTCCTTTGCCGCCCCTGATACAGGCGCCTGCACCATTCCGGCCATTGAATACGCATATTACGATCTGGAGCAGAAAGCGTATAAAACAGCAGTAAGTGAGCCAATAACCATGCGCATCATGCCTGCTGTGAGCAAGGCTGAAATGGACGAGCGCAACGCTGCCATCCTGCACAACAATCAAACAGGCATTCCCAAACACTTATATTTCTTTGCCGCCATTGTATTGGGCATCGCAGGGTGGATCTTCTACCAGTCGTGGCAATTGAAGAAAGCCAGGCAACAGGCCAGGCTGGCAGTTGTAAATGCCGCCGCGCCACCACCTGCGCCGAAAGTAACAGATCCCGATGAAACACTGGCTATAGCGCGTGAAGCGCTGCAACAAAGCGATAAGCGGTTATTCTGCCGGGAAATACAACAGGCGCTTTGGAAAATCGTGGCCGAAAAATACCAGGTACCTCCTTCGGCACTCAACAAGCAAAACGTGACCGGCATCCTGGCTGCCAAAGGAGTGCCGGCAGATACCGTTCAACGGCTCATAACTGTCTTGAATGAATGTGAATGGGCGTTATATGCGCCCGACCAGCAGGTAGATGATATGAAAAGGATATTCTATGAATCAAGGGCTTTATTACAGGAATTGCAGCAGGTATAG
- a CDS encoding SDR family oxidoreductase produces MNVVITGASKGFGKALAEQFAAQGHNLFICSRSETNLYKTVEDLMRFYPDIQIRANAFDLSVKEQAKAFGHWVLGFGGSVDVLINNAGLFDPGSVHNEPEGTLEHMLNVNLFSAYHVTRTIIPQMIKQKSGHIFNMCSIASLHAYNNGGAYSISKYALAGFSRNLREEMKPHGIKVTAIYPGAAYTDSWAGSGVDPKRIMEAKDIATMVYAAAQLSPQACVEDIILRPQLGDL; encoded by the coding sequence ATGAACGTTGTCATCACCGGCGCTTCCAAAGGGTTTGGAAAAGCATTGGCCGAACAGTTTGCTGCTCAGGGCCATAATCTCTTCATCTGCTCCCGCAGTGAAACCAACCTGTACAAAACAGTAGAAGACCTCATGCGGTTTTATCCGGATATACAGATCAGGGCCAATGCTTTCGATCTTTCTGTCAAAGAACAGGCAAAAGCCTTTGGCCATTGGGTATTGGGTTTTGGCGGATCCGTGGATGTGCTCATCAACAATGCCGGCTTATTTGATCCGGGAAGTGTACACAATGAGCCGGAAGGAACATTGGAACACATGCTCAATGTAAACCTGTTCAGCGCCTATCATGTTACCCGTACGATCATTCCGCAAATGATCAAGCAAAAAAGCGGACATATCTTCAACATGTGCTCCATTGCTTCGCTCCACGCCTATAACAATGGCGGGGCTTACAGCATCAGTAAATATGCATTGGCTGGTTTTTCCCGCAACCTGCGGGAGGAAATGAAACCCCATGGCATCAAAGTTACCGCCATCTATCCCGGAGCTGCCTATACCGACTCGTGGGCGGGCAGTGGTGTAGATCCCAAACGTATTATGGAAGCAAAAGACATCGCCACCATGGTATATGCAGCAGCACAACTTTCCCCTCAGGCCTGTGTGGAAGATATTATACTACGCCCGCAACTGGGTGATTTATAA
- a CDS encoding YjjG family noncanonical pyrimidine nucleotidase, producing the protein MKYQHLFFDLDHTLWDFEANSRKTLADIYEELALHTRGIHDFDLFHKNYLVHNDKLWARYRNGYIKVDELRWKRMWLTLLDFKIGDEKLARQMGDRFLDLLPSRNLLFPHTIEILEYLTGKGYKLHLITNGFEHTQHSKLKHSGIDKYFMEVITSEGSNSLKPHKEIFDYAFQKARALPQNSIMLGDSIEVDIQGAMNAGIDQVFVNHVNAEAEVKPTYTVYSLRELETIF; encoded by the coding sequence ATGAAGTACCAGCATCTCTTTTTTGATCTTGACCATACCCTGTGGGATTTTGAAGCCAACAGCCGTAAAACACTGGCCGATATTTATGAGGAGCTTGCCCTGCATACCAGAGGCATACATGACTTTGACCTTTTTCATAAGAATTACCTGGTACATAATGATAAGCTGTGGGCCCGCTACCGGAACGGTTATATTAAGGTAGATGAGCTACGCTGGAAACGGATGTGGCTGACATTGCTTGACTTTAAGATCGGCGATGAGAAACTAGCCCGGCAGATGGGCGACCGCTTTTTAGATTTACTGCCTTCCCGTAATTTACTGTTCCCGCATACAATAGAGATACTGGAATACCTTACTGGCAAGGGTTATAAGCTGCACCTGATTACGAATGGCTTTGAGCATACCCAGCATAGCAAACTTAAGCATAGCGGCATAGATAAGTATTTTATGGAAGTGATCACTTCCGAAGGCAGTAACAGCCTGAAACCGCACAAGGAGATCTTTGATTATGCTTTTCAAAAAGCACGGGCATTGCCACAAAACAGTATTATGCTTGGTGATAGTATTGAAGTGGATATCCAGGGGGCGATGAATGCCGGGATAGACCAGGTATTTGTAAACCATGTTAATGCGGAAGCTGAAGTGAAGCCAACCTACACGGTGTATTCACTACGGGAACTCGAAACGATTTTTTAA
- a CDS encoding SusC/RagA family TonB-linked outer membrane protein: MRKKLTMLTAFLCITGMLLAQKTITGTVTDDKGAPLPNVSILVKDTRIGTTSNENGTYSFSVPATAKVLVFASIGMISKEIQIGNKSTINVSLAATTAELDEVIVLAYGNVKKSSFTGSAVQVSAKEMEKRTLSNPLNAIVGAAPGIQTTSASGSPGSSPGIILRGFGSYSLGSGPLYVVDGAVYDGGFSNFNPDDIETMTVLKDASTTALYGSRGANGVIVITTKKGKKGRQSLQFKAQLGVTEPAIPKYNTVDVYQYYPLAWESYRNGLVYGPTGAPLDSASMIATGTLPRITTGSNAGNQRFRTGSFRDIYQVLGNYNPFNVGNREIVGIDGKLNPNAKLLYPDDMDWLDQATRQGTRQQYSVMYSSGSDKSDMTASLSYLKEGGWGLRSEMTRFTGRVNVNVTPTKWFKSGVNLAGNRSDFSYSATGGIVNPFYFARYIAPIYPIHLRAPGTGTLVRDAQGNPLFDYGNESGYARPYNSGRHSIAEHLWNKDNDVRDVISARGYADVMFTPWLKFTTNITLDVTNTNGESYENPKVGDGYPSGRYSLTTGKVTSHTFNQLLNFNKSFGSHNIDAIVGHENYSYKSTGTSGMRIGESFSDIYVYQNFGTINSLTSSIVENRTEAFLSRVQYDYADKYLVSASLRRDGNSRFPTNLRWENFWSVGLGWRIDKEEFFKVPFVDLLKIRASYGYTGNSNGLASYPYQVGYSIGYDDDTRPGVVLTSLGSPNLTWETQKPLDIGLDFSLFQQRLSGTIGYFYRKSSGLIFDVPQSLQNGGTPSGVYSVQQNIGSMDNKGIEVQITGAIIRSKDFNWNMTVNATSYKNKMTEMPPTTPTLTSSPFKREVGHSIYDFYTRTYYGVDPADGQALYLGAITYSTTNSRLVDNGKGGKDTVTIDHNNARQTYIGKSAIPDVYGSIINNLSYKNFDLSFTLTYQLGGYVYDGVYGSLMTTSVAGVTYHTDILKRWQKPGDITNVPRLDETRRDQFGAASTRWLTDASYLSINNVNLSYRLPASLISKIGASNVMVYVSAENLHFFTKRKGMNVNGSFAGTTSDSYDAARVFNLGLSVNF; encoded by the coding sequence ATGAGAAAAAAGTTAACCATGTTAACTGCTTTTTTGTGCATAACAGGTATGTTGTTAGCACAAAAAACTATTACCGGAACGGTAACAGATGACAAGGGAGCCCCCCTGCCCAATGTTTCGATACTTGTAAAGGATACAAGGATCGGCACTACTTCCAACGAAAACGGCACTTATTCCTTCTCAGTGCCAGCCACCGCCAAAGTACTTGTGTTTGCTTCGATTGGTATGATTTCAAAAGAAATCCAGATTGGCAACAAATCAACTATTAATGTATCACTGGCAGCCACTACTGCTGAGCTGGATGAGGTGATCGTGTTGGCGTATGGTAATGTAAAGAAATCCAGCTTTACGGGTTCGGCCGTTCAGGTATCTGCCAAGGAGATGGAAAAAAGAACACTTAGCAATCCGTTGAACGCCATAGTTGGCGCAGCTCCGGGCATTCAGACTACTTCAGCAAGTGGTTCCCCTGGCTCCAGCCCGGGTATCATCTTGCGCGGGTTTGGCTCTTATTCATTGGGAAGCGGCCCTTTGTATGTTGTTGATGGTGCCGTTTATGACGGAGGCTTTTCCAATTTCAACCCGGATGATATTGAAACGATGACGGTGTTGAAAGATGCGTCAACCACCGCATTATATGGTTCAAGAGGCGCCAATGGGGTAATTGTAATCACCACCAAGAAAGGTAAGAAAGGCAGACAATCACTTCAGTTTAAAGCACAGTTGGGCGTTACCGAACCTGCTATTCCAAAATATAACACTGTAGATGTGTATCAATATTATCCGCTGGCCTGGGAGTCTTACCGCAATGGCCTGGTTTATGGCCCTACAGGCGCTCCATTGGATAGTGCCAGCATGATTGCCACTGGTACACTGCCCAGGATCACGACCGGCTCCAATGCCGGCAATCAAAGGTTCAGGACTGGAAGTTTCCGTGATATTTACCAGGTACTTGGGAATTATAATCCATTTAATGTTGGTAACAGAGAGATTGTTGGCATTGATGGAAAACTGAATCCAAATGCTAAGCTGCTATACCCCGATGATATGGACTGGCTGGACCAGGCTACCCGCCAGGGCACACGCCAACAATATAGCGTGATGTATAGTTCCGGTAGCGATAAATCGGACATGACCGCCTCTTTGAGTTATTTGAAAGAAGGGGGCTGGGGCCTTCGCTCTGAGATGACCCGCTTTACAGGCCGTGTAAATGTCAATGTAACTCCTACCAAATGGTTTAAATCAGGAGTTAACCTGGCAGGTAACAGGTCTGATTTTAGTTATTCTGCTACCGGTGGTATTGTAAACCCTTTTTATTTTGCCCGCTATATTGCCCCTATTTACCCGATCCATCTGCGTGCACCCGGCACCGGAACACTGGTGCGGGATGCGCAAGGTAACCCACTGTTTGATTATGGCAATGAGTCTGGCTATGCCCGTCCTTATAACAGTGGCCGGCATTCTATTGCCGAACACCTTTGGAATAAGGACAATGATGTAAGGGATGTTATTTCTGCCCGCGGTTATGCAGATGTTATGTTTACTCCCTGGCTGAAGTTCACTACTAATATCACGCTGGATGTAACGAACACCAATGGTGAAAGCTATGAAAATCCGAAAGTAGGTGATGGATATCCTTCGGGCCGGTATAGCTTAACTACCGGCAAGGTAACCAGCCATACCTTCAACCAATTGTTGAATTTTAATAAAAGTTTCGGTTCCCATAACATTGATGCCATAGTAGGACATGAAAATTATAGTTATAAAAGCACCGGAACATCTGGTATGCGGATCGGTGAGAGTTTTTCAGACATCTATGTTTACCAAAACTTTGGAACCATTAATTCTTTAACCTCCTCGATAGTAGAGAACCGGACTGAAGCTTTCCTTTCCAGAGTTCAGTATGACTATGCAGATAAATACCTTGTTTCTGCCTCTCTGAGAAGGGATGGAAACTCCAGGTTTCCGACTAATTTAAGGTGGGAAAACTTCTGGTCTGTAGGCCTTGGCTGGAGAATTGACAAGGAGGAGTTCTTTAAGGTTCCCTTTGTAGACCTGTTAAAGATCCGTGCATCTTATGGTTATACCGGAAACTCAAATGGGTTAGCCAGCTATCCCTATCAAGTGGGTTACTCCATTGGCTACGATGACGATACCAGACCCGGGGTGGTCCTCACTTCCCTGGGCAGTCCGAATTTAACATGGGAAACCCAAAAGCCCCTGGATATTGGTCTTGATTTCTCTTTGTTCCAGCAAAGACTGTCTGGTACCATCGGCTACTTCTACAGAAAAAGCTCAGGCCTGATCTTTGATGTTCCGCAATCGCTCCAAAATGGAGGAACACCGAGTGGCGTTTATTCCGTGCAGCAAAATATCGGCTCTATGGATAATAAGGGCATTGAAGTACAAATTACCGGCGCGATTATTCGCAGTAAGGATTTTAACTGGAACATGACGGTTAATGCCACTTCTTATAAGAATAAGATGACAGAAATGCCCCCCACAACGCCCACATTAACCAGCTCTCCCTTTAAAAGAGAGGTTGGGCACTCTATTTATGACTTTTATACCAGGACCTATTATGGAGTGGATCCCGCAGACGGGCAGGCGCTTTATTTAGGAGCTATCACTTATAGCACTACCAATTCAAGATTGGTGGATAATGGAAAAGGCGGAAAAGACACCGTAACCATTGATCATAATAATGCCAGACAGACTTATATTGGAAAGTCTGCTATACCGGATGTGTATGGTAGTATTATCAATAATCTGTCCTATAAGAATTTTGACCTGAGTTTTACATTGACCTATCAATTGGGTGGCTATGTATATGACGGTGTGTATGGTTCATTAATGACCACATCCGTTGCGGGTGTTACCTATCACACAGATATCCTGAAGCGCTGGCAGAAACCCGGTGATATTACCAATGTTCCCCGGCTTGATGAAACAAGAAGGGACCAGTTCGGGGCGGCCTCTACGCGCTGGCTGACAGATGCCTCCTATTTGTCTATCAACAACGTAAACCTGTCGTACAGGTTACCCGCTTCTCTTATTTCAAAAATTGGCGCATCAAATGTAATGGTGTATGTAAGTGCCGAGAACCTGCACTTTTTCACCAAGCGAAAAGGTATGAATGTGAATGGCAGCTTTGCCGGCACAACCAGTGATTCTTATGACGCAGCAAGAGTATTCAACCTGGGACTTAGTGTAAACTTCTAA